In Setaria italica strain Yugu1 chromosome I, Setaria_italica_v2.0, whole genome shotgun sequence, the genomic window TATCATTAGAAAAACGAACTAAAGTAGTTCTTTGAATTAGCAAACTAGCAGTGTGTATATATCGACTCATCTACTACCGTAGTTCTTTGCATCCTTTCTTTTTCATCCATTTTTCTGACTACTCTTGTGTTGTGCTTAATATAGGGACAATTTGATATTGACACCACCATTCAATCTATCATAGAGGTATGCACTGACATGCTCAAGTCACAACAGAGACAGGGGAGGTACCGAGTCAAGAAAAAGTTCTTCAATGATCTTCCAGCAAATGAAGTCCCAACCAAATCTCCTGTGACAACACAAAATGACGACCAGTTGAACGATCTGATTACAATGTGATCTATCCCACCTCACATGGTATGATAGAATTTGAACTTGCCAATAGCGCATTTGCATGTACTGATTTATCGACGTCTCCTTCGAAAATCAAGTTAGTTCACAGCAGGGGCGGGCCCAGGGGGTATTCAAGGGTATtcattgaatacccattattttgcTAATCAATGGTATTTGTCAATGATTCATGACACAAAACAGGGTTGAGACACTAATTTcttttatcttctgaatttttgaaTACTCAATCTCTAATCCCTGGGCCCGCCTCTGGTTCACAGCGTTAGCACACGAGCCACTGCAAAATGCTTAACCGCACCGCGTCCACTGCAGTCAAACACACGTTAGTTGCAGAGGATTCGAGGAACCCGTTGCAGTTGCAGAGGATCACGGTGCAGTGCATGTACTGGCGTCTCCATCATGGTGCACCTCCATGCCGTATCGTGCTGAGCATCATGTGACATGTCCCTGCCCCCTTGTGCGCTGTGGTCGCCCCCATTCGATCTCGATCTCCAGGAGGATTTGCCCCTGTACCATGCCTGCCGGCCGGTTCCTCCCCCTATCCTATAAATAGCCGTCGAGAGGCCATTGCCATCGGCATTGACACCTACAGCTTACTCGTAGCTCGGTAGCATATTTTGCTGATCTTAGCCAGATTTCTTGCGATTGTTGGCTTGTTCCGATCGCCAAGATGGTGGGAGCTGTGCAGGACTACGGCAGAGTTGGTGAGTTGAACGGCGGGTTGGAGACGAATGGGTACGAGAGCAGGGTGGCCATGGCGAAGCAGCAGCCGCGTCGTGAAGAGGAGAGCCAGTGGTTCGAGGAGGAGATCGACGACGACCTCAAGCTCTGCTACGCTCTCAACAggtaataataatataatatatgcGTGCATGATCATCTCCGACGAAATGGCTGTGCATCAAGCCCGGCCGTGTGATTTAATCTGCACGTTGTCCCTAAAAAAATAATTCTGATGTGGTTTTTCATCTAGAGAGATTTTATCCACGTGCATGTAAAGTATGCAAAGTTGATAGGGCTAGTACTAGTTTTGGCAAACTGTAAGTCCATGTTACTCTACTTGCTGGCACAAAAGAGGAAAACACATAGGAGAAAATTGACCTGTTGAAATTGTCTTGGAGTACGTCATTCTAGACAGAATGTTTATTCTTCTCTACACGGATTGCATATGTTCTGTCCTGCGTCGTGTGATGGTCAAGTGTGCTTCATCGAGGGGCAAGCAAGTACCAGGAGATAGCTCTCATCGACACAAAGCATTTCGGCAAGGTAATATATTATATGCATGTACTATACATTTACTGTTCTTGCTTGTGCAACTAGCTAGCACTCTAGCAGTACAGTGAGTGTACACATCCATGTTGCGTCTGAACCTTGTTTGATCGGCTGATGATCCATCCACCGTACCAGGCTCTGATAATCGACGGCAAGATGCAGAGCGCGGAGGTGGACGAGTTCATCTACCACGAGTCGCTCATCCACCCACCCCTTCTCTTCCACCCAAAGTACTATACTGAGAGCAGCTATCAATTATATCCCTTCGTCGATCAGCTAGCAGCAGTTCTGTTCCTTGCGCACGGACACACATAAAATTTCTAATGCATGCGTGGCGTGCAGCCCGAAGACGGTGTTCAtcatgggcggcggcgagggctccGCGGCGAGGGAGGTGCTCCGCCACAACACCGTCCACAGGGTCGTCATGTGCGACATAGACCAGGAGGTGGTGGACTTCTGCCGGACCCACCTGAGCGCCGCCAACCGGGCCGCCTTCGCCAGCGACAAGCTCCGCCTCGTCATCGACGACGCCAGGGCCGAGCTGGAGAGGAGCCGGGAGAGGTTCGACGTGATCGTGGGCGACCTCGCGGACCCCGTGGAGGGCGGGCCCTGCTACCAGCTCTACACCAAGCCCTTCTACGAGCACGTCGTCAAGCCCAGGCTCAGCGACGGCCGCGGCGTCTTCGTCAcgcaggccgggccggccggcgTGCTGACGCACAGGGAGGTCTTCTCCTCCATCTACAACACCCTCAGGCACGTCTTCAAGTGTGAGTACCCTGCTAACTAGCTCTCATGCATGAGTCATACATGAATACGTACTGAAGATGGGTAGACGAACTGGCTGTCTGAACTGATCGACTGAACATGTGCGCCTGGCTCTGATCACAGATGTGAAAGCATACACTGCTCATGTGCCATCGTTCGCTGACACCTGGGGATGGGTCATGGTACATGCGACTTTCGCTTGATTTTGCACTGAGGTTCTGATTTGCAACGTTTCTCATTTGATTGCGCTGCGTCGACCATTTTTCTGCAAGGCATCGGATCATCCGTTCGTCCTGACGGCGCAACAAATCGACGAGAGGATCAGGGAGAGGGTGGACGGGGAGCTGGCGTACCTGAGCGGGGAGTCCCTCATCTCCTCCACCACCCTCAACAAGAGCGTTTACCAGTCGTGAGTAGCCAGCA contains:
- the LOC101757460 gene encoding thermospermine synthase ACAULIS5 yields the protein MVGAVQDYGRVGELNGGLETNGYESRVAMAKQQPRREEESQWFEEEIDDDLKLCYALNSVLHRGASKYQEIALIDTKHFGKALIIDGKMQSAEVDEFIYHESLIHPPLLFHPNPKTVFIMGGGEGSAAREVLRHNTVHRVVMCDIDQEVVDFCRTHLSAANRAAFASDKLRLVIDDARAELERSRERFDVIVGDLADPVEGGPCYQLYTKPFYEHVVKPRLSDGRGVFVTQAGPAGVLTHREVFSSIYNTLRHVFKYVKAYTAHVPSFADTWGWVMASDHPFVLTAQQIDERIRERVDGELAYLSGESLISSTTLNKSVYQSLLKETHVYTEDDARFIHGHGRARCA